The genomic window CGAACTCCCCGTCATGCTCGTCAGCAACTACCCCGACGCCCAGCAACAGGCCCTCGACCTCGGCGCCCTCCCCGGCTTCGGCAAGTCCGACCTCGGCAACCCCACCACCTCCCAACGCCTCCGCGACGCCCTCTCCTCCGACGGCGGCTTCTGACCCGACCTCGCTCCGCGCCTCCTCATCGCCTGCCCGGCTCTCCTCCGCTCCCAACCTTGCCCATTTTCTCGACGGGGTGGCTGGGGTCATCCCGACCCCTGTTCGCTTCTGCTCCGATCAAGAAAAATAGATCGACATCACCCCAGCCACCTCACTGCAACCCAGAGCGAGAGGGCTTAAGCTCTGACACCAAAGAACATTCAGAATATCACCTTTTTTCCAACTTTATCACATCCACCATTTGCCCACCTTTTGAATCAATACCGCGATTTTCTGCAAACCCTCAGGCCCCATCAATTTATTCACGACCGGCGTAAGCATGATCAGATCGGAACATAATTCAGCGCGACCGTTCAGTGCAAGATCGTGAAGCGATTCACTCCACAGGGGGAGCAATTGATCGTGTGGCAACGTAGAAAGTCTTGGAGCGAGCGCCGCTAGTGCCAGGGAGCGGTGGTCAGAGTTGTCGATGGATCGTGCAATCCTCATCGCCGTACCGAACTGGTCATAATCTAGGTGTGGGGCAAGCCTCGCGAGAGCCTCTGCTCGCCCTTGCCCCCACAGGCGAAAGTCGAGTGTTGACGTCAGCGCCGAAGCAAGCATCTCACGCCGCTGGTCATGCTCCAAAAGCAAGGCATACGACGCCTCGTTCGAGATAATGTGTCCGACATCTCCATAGCGGTAAACGCTCCCCATCATCTCTTCGAGTTGGTCGCGGCCCAGTTCCCGACACCTCGCTGCCCAGTATTCAGCATCTCTAACACTCTCTTCGACGATAACTCCGGCCCGCTCGAGTGTTGCACTGAGCCGATGACGAGTCTGGTTACCGCTCAGAGTCGATTGCAAGAGCGAAAAGACTTCGCGTAGGTTGGCTGCGTCACCGATGGGCTTCGAAATCTCCGGGAGTGTTCCGGTAAATCCGTGCGGATGATCGCCCGTAGCGTTCAAGGGAAATGTTCTGTCCACTGCGACCCGCTCAGCGTCGTTCCTGATGCTGCTGGTTCCCGCTGGCGCGACACCGGATCCCTCATTCCGACCGTCGCCGTCCATGTACGATGCTAGGGTTTCTAGGGTTTGAGCTCTGCAAGCGGACCCAGCGGAACCCTGAACGATAGCAAGCGACTTGTTGAGTTGATTTCGATTCAGGTATGGCGCCAGCACAGCGAACAGATCGTTTTTTGTACCCGAATCGACGATACGGCGAGCGATCTCCAACGACTCGTCAAGCTGACTACTGTCCAAGTACGGAGCCAGCAATGCGAAGGCCTCCACTTCCTCGCCATCAACGCTGACATGATAAGTTCCCGTTAATGCAGCGTTAAGCACCTCGAGACGACCGTCGCGGTCCAGGTGTGGAACCAACGCCACCGCAGCCTCGGCCCGCCGGACGATATTTCGGATGTGGCGTACGAACGCCAGCAACTTGGCAACCGGCCAGGTTCGATTCTCGGCAATTGCCACCAGATGAGGGATCGGAATGTTATTGGCTAGGCTTACGATAGATGCCCGGATCAACGCGTAGCGACACTGACGCTCGAAGTGTATCGGTGAGGTGGACTCTCGAACCGCGCAATCGGCGAGTTCCCAGGCACGCTGGACGTCCGCGAGGAATGAATCAACGCGTTCTAATACATCACAGGCCTCGAACCACCCGTTCCTCCCCTCTGCCGTCTCCTCAGCGAGGAGGGAGTGGATTTCATCAATTCGGCCAGCTTGCTTCAAGTGCCACGTGAGATGGTCGTGAATGTACCCGTCGTCTGGAAGGGTATGCCACGGTTTGGAGCGCCCGCTTCCTCCAGCCTGATGAGTGCATCGTTTCTGGTAACGCTTAAGCAAATCGGCGTGTGCAATCGCGAACGGCGTTTTTTTCGGTGTTCCCAGCTGTTGGCCCAGCAAACTCTTTGCGTAGTCATGAATGAGGTCGTGCAAGCGGTATGATCGCCATTTGTCGTCCCCGACGCAGATTTTGGGCGCCGTCGTCAATAGGGCGAAATCCTCCAGAAACTCCAGACGACGGTCGGCCTCGACGGGTTCGACCCCCCAAAACGTGGCGGTCATCGGTGCGGTGATCGTGGCTTCGTCGGGGAGTATGCCGAATGCGAGGAATGCTTCTCGGGCCCATGGATGAGTCGCGTCGAGGGCATCAAGGCCGAGACGAATGCATGCTTCTATGCGACGTTCCAGGGGGTCTAACGCCTCTAGTTGGGCACATTCTCGTTCCAGGGCCTCGTGCAAATTGGCCCAGGTAATCCCCTTGGAAACCCGAGATGCCACAAGATCGAGTGCCAGCGGCAAATAGCCGACAGCTTCCGCAACTGGCAAGGCACCGTCCAGCCGTGCTCCGTCGACGTGCTCTTGGCCCAGTCGCTTGGCCAGAAACCTGATCGCTTCCTCCGGTGTCATCCCCTCAAGGGAAATAACTGAAGCACTGATCTCGTCGGCAACCGAGGCTCTCCGCGTCGTCACGAGGACTTGGCTCCCCTCGCATCCGACCAAGAACGGGCGGACATGCTCGGCCTTCCAGGCATTGTCGACGACGATCAGGACAGCCCGGTCGCCCAAAAGCCAACGCAAGTCGTCAGTGGCCGCCTCTAGAGTTGTTGGAAGGTTCGTATTGATGGACAAACGACCGACCCAACGCCGTAAATGTTCGAGTAAATCGGGGTCCTGCCCGAGTTCGACCCACAGGATACCGTCCCGGAAGCGGTCGCGGACTTCCGGGTCGTGGGCAAATGCATTCGCCAGAATCGATTTACCAGCGCCGCCCAGGCCGCGGATAGCGGTAATGGCCAACACGCCGCTCGGGCCAGCACCCGAGCCGAGGATTCGTTCTTTAAGGGAAGCCAGCGACTCGGACCGTTCTACATAACAATTTGGCAGAAGAAAGGGTCCACGGCCGAGCGTGGGGGTAGACTGAAAATTGGGAGATTTGCAGTAAATATTGGTTACTGGGGCGTTGTAGTGATGATCGCCAGTACTGAGCACCGCTCCATCAGCATCCCCCTGAACGGTAATGTTACGATCACCCATTGGTGTCATCCATCCACTAAATGCAGCCTACTTCCGATCGCCAGTACTCAGCTTGCTGCCCGTGACATTACCACCGACCTGGATATTCCGATCACCCCGGACAACCTGCTTCACCCCCTCAGACTGAGCCGCCGCCTCGGCCTCGGCAAGTAGGCGTGTGACCTCGCCGCGAAGCTGTTCCGAGCCCTCCAGTAACTTCCTCAACTGTAATGCCATTGCCGCGATCGCCTCTCGATCTTCGGGTGAGTCAGCC from Tautonia rosea includes these protein-coding regions:
- a CDS encoding NB-ARC domain-containing protein, with protein sequence MGDRNITVQGDADGAVLSTGDHHYNAPVTNIYCKSPNFQSTPTLGRGPFLLPNCYVERSESLASLKERILGSGAGPSGVLAITAIRGLGGAGKSILANAFAHDPEVRDRFRDGILWVELGQDPDLLEHLRRWVGRLSINTNLPTTLEAATDDLRWLLGDRAVLIVVDNAWKAEHVRPFLVGCEGSQVLVTTRRASVADEISASVISLEGMTPEEAIRFLAKRLGQEHVDGARLDGALPVAEAVGYLPLALDLVASRVSKGITWANLHEALERECAQLEALDPLERRIEACIRLGLDALDATHPWAREAFLAFGILPDEATITAPMTATFWGVEPVEADRRLEFLEDFALLTTAPKICVGDDKWRSYRLHDLIHDYAKSLLGQQLGTPKKTPFAIAHADLLKRYQKRCTHQAGGSGRSKPWHTLPDDGYIHDHLTWHLKQAGRIDEIHSLLAEETAEGRNGWFEACDVLERVDSFLADVQRAWELADCAVRESTSPIHFERQCRYALIRASIVSLANNIPIPHLVAIAENRTWPVAKLLAFVRHIRNIVRRAEAAVALVPHLDRDGRLEVLNAALTGTYHVSVDGEEVEAFALLAPYLDSSQLDESLEIARRIVDSGTKNDLFAVLAPYLNRNQLNKSLAIVQGSAGSACRAQTLETLASYMDGDGRNEGSGVAPAGTSSIRNDAERVAVDRTFPLNATGDHPHGFTGTLPEISKPIGDAANLREVFSLLQSTLSGNQTRHRLSATLERAGVIVEESVRDAEYWAARCRELGRDQLEEMMGSVYRYGDVGHIISNEASYALLLEHDQRREMLASALTSTLDFRLWGQGRAEALARLAPHLDYDQFGTAMRIARSIDNSDHRSLALAALAPRLSTLPHDQLLPLWSESLHDLALNGRAELCSDLIMLTPVVNKLMGPEGLQKIAVLIQKVGKWWM